The window CGTTTCGGCGATTCCCGCCGGGCAACGCGTGAAGTGGCGTGAGTTATTTCGCTACCAATCGATGTGGGGCATGATGCTGGGCTGGTTTTGCTACATCTGGTTATTCAATATCTTCGTCACCTTTTTGCCGCTCTATCTGATGAAAACCCAGCATTTGTCCCTGAGTAGCATGGGTGTGTACGCCAGTATCCCTTATCTGGCCGGGATTATCGGCGCGGCGCTGGGTGGCTATGCGGTGAAATGGCTGATCGACCAGCGTAAAGTGGCGGAACCGCTCAAAGCAAAGAAAGTGGTGATTATGGTCGCCGCATTGATCAGCGGTGCCACCACTATCGCTGTCCCGTTCTGTGATTCGCTGGTGGCCGCGCTCAGCATGATGACGATAGCGATGTTTTTCCTGTCAGCGGTTTCCTGTACCTGCTGGGCGATCCCGGGAGATGTCGCACCTAACGATATTGTGGGTTCGGTGTGTGGTATCCAAAACTTCGGCGGCTTCTTCGCCGGAGCGTTATCGCCGCTGGTGACGGGTTATATCGCCGATATCACCGGATCTTATGCCCTGGCGTTTATCAGTGGCGGGGGGATCGCCGCCCTGACTGGGTTGTGTTACTGGTTTCTGGTGCGTAAACCCATCGAGCATCGTGACGCGACGACGGTCCGCAATCCCCTGCCCGCCAGCGACCTCTAAGCCGGCAGACAACCGAGCGAACGCTGCGTCATCTCAACCGCACGATCCAACGGCGTATGCGGTTCGTCGCCCAGCAATGACAGCAGCCTGGTGTTCAACAAACGCACCGGCTGTTGCCAGAGATATTGCATCTCCTTTAGCTCGCGAAATATTGGCAGGTATGTAAGTCTGATATCCCTGTGTGTGCATCTTCCTTATCTATTTCCAGTATTTTCTGATAACAATAAAATCAACGATTGCAATTACCACGATAAAAGAAGCAGTGCCCCCCCATTCGCGACCGGGCCAAAACTTATTAACAAAAATACAGAACAGAAATGTAAGGATAATTGGAATCCACACAGTCAAAGTAATCCAAATCAGGTCCCTTATTCGAGCCTTAAAAAACTCCTTCATTAATCCCCCAGCAAAGAACGTAGCTCGTAAATAGCTCCATCTACATCACCTTTCCAGGGATGACGAATCCTTTTGAAAGCCGGTTCAATCAGAAAGTACATCATTTCAAGCCGCTGCTGGTGAAGTAACTTGTAATAAAAAGGCGCTGAGTTTCTAAGCCTGTTTGCAGCGTCTGCAGCTTCCTGAACAATGCCATAGTTACTCAGCACAAAGGCGGCTGTCATGCTGGTTTTTCCAATGATTGGGCTACTGATATGGAAGCTAACGGATATAGATCTGGAAATAGCCATGGCTAATGAGAATCTGGTTGCCTGATTTTAAGAAAAGCGCGAACCACCTTTTGATAAGATTGCAGCGATCTTTTCAAGATCCTGCTCAGTGAAACCAGATAGCCGCCTATCCACATAGATTTTAATCATGTCGAATATGATATCCCGCCGCTTTATCAGCTCATATACTCCAAACCAAAACCTTACGTCTTCATCCTTTAATTTCGAACATACATCCTGATAATTTTCGGTGACGCAAGAAGAATACCAGGTGAGACGAGTTAGCCCATCATCCATCTGTTTCAACTGTGTCTCCATGTTTTCAACAACATCCTTGAGGGCACTATCCAGGCGCTGCGCTAACGATTTGTCAGACTGGACTTTGGTGATTATCCTGTGGTTATACATGCCATATCCTTTTGCACGCTTGAGGTAATTAATCCCTATATCTCGTTAATTATATTCCGCGATGGAGAACCCGTCGTCAACCATAACCAGGCTACCACTCTCTCATTTTGCAACAATACTTCAGTAGCGGCGCGATTTATCGCGCGTCTTTTGCATCTATGCACCGGAAAATACGCGCGATAAATCGCGCCGCTACGGATCCATGCGGTTATTGGCCTGGTCGGCAAAAAGGTACAAACCGGGCACATGGGTAACAGTTAAAAACGCCAGGCGAGGAACAGGGCGTAGCTCAGCTGATCCTTCTGCTGGGTCAGGGGGCTGTCAGCTGCATCACCTTCCAGGCGCTGGGCCATCACACGCGCCCCCACCTGCCATGCGGCTGTCATGTCATAATCCATCCCCACTTCCCAGCCAATTTTTTCCAGCCCGGACCCGGCATCATAGCGGGCAAAACCGCTGCGGGAAGATTGCTGCGCCGAAACGCCATACTGGGTCTGCATATAATCGCTATTGGCCCAGCTCAGGCTCGGACCGGTAAACAAACGCAGATCTTCCCAGGGACGCCATGACAGATTCGCGTAGGACGTCAGCCGAAACCCCTGCTGATTGCCGCCTATATCCTGGGTCAGGATCACCCCGGCGTTGAACAGGTCGTTGCGGTAAATAGCTGAAGTAAACGCGTGCGGCGAGCGTTTGATATCACCCATGCCGCGCAGGTAGTCATCATCTGACTCCTCGCGGGGGAAGAGGTCCAACCCTGCGCCAACAGATAAAGTCCAGTGTTCGGTTCTGGCAAATTGCCAGCCCAGCGCGGTCAGAGTGTCGATACCACCGAGGAAAAAGGGTCCATAGTTCAGCCTTGCCACCGGCAGAAACCGGGTCTCATTGTGCTTCGACCCGGCGTATTTGGGTTGAACACTGACACCTGCGCCAAGCAAGCCGTTGAAGTTTTGATCGGATTGATCAGCAAAAACAGGTAATGCGACGGCGGAAAACAGCAATATCAGCGGAAGGGATTTCGCTGGAGTGAAACGCATGTGACTTCTTCCTTATGGTGACGGTTGACCGCCAGCCATTACACCAGCCTCCTGTAACGCCTCTTTTTACCTCAGGTAAAGTTATGTAACAGCGGGATGCGTACCCTAAAGCTGGCTCCGCCGCCAGAACGGTTCTGTACGCTAACATCGCCGCCGTGATATTGGCTAATGGAGCGCACCAGCGCCAGGCCAAGCCCGGAGCCGTTGCCGGTTCGCGTCAGGCGATAAAAAGGTTCAAAAATACGCGCCATTTCCGATTCGGGGATCCCCGGACCTCGGTCGTTCACCGTGAGCAAAAAACCATGATCTGGCGTGCGCTTAAGCTTGACCGTCACGTCTCGCCCCGCATAACGCAACGCGTTTTCAATCAGGTTACGCATCAGGCGACGCATCAGACGGGCATCGACCTGCGCCACAATGTGCTCGGCATGCAGCTCCACCTCAACGCTGGCGCATTCCTCAGCCGCCAGTGCCGTGATATCGGTGGCAAGTAACTCACCCACGATAACGTTATCCGCCATCTCCAGCCGACTCAGGGTGAGGATTTCCTCCACCAACGCGTCCAGTTCCCTGACGCTGCGTTGCAATTCATTGCTCGCCTGTGAATGTTCAGCACTGAGCAACGCCGACGCCATCTGAATTCGCATCAGTGGTGAACGCAGTTCATGTGAAGCATTGGCCAGCATGCTTTTCTGTGACTGAACCAGGGCCTCGATTTGTGTCGCGGAACGATTAAAACTGGCGGCCAGCTGGCCAACTTCATCGCGGCCCGTCACCTGCACCCGCGCCGCCAGGTTGCCTTTGCCCAGCGATTCCACACTATGTTGCAGTGATTCCAGCCGCGCGGTGAGTCGACGAATCACCGGGAAAGAAATAACCACCACCGCTGTCGCCAGAGCCAGCAGCATCAGGATAAAGGTCCACGGACGTTCAATGCGATCGACACTGAATTGAATCACCAGCAAGCGTTTATCCTGTAACTGCCAGACAAAGCGCGAGCTATACCAGTCATCAAAGAAACCGCCTGCCTTCGCCTGGTGCGGGAACGGGATCGCTGGCGAAAGCTGGCGACTTAGCAGCACACCATTAGCGGTAAACAACGCGAAACGGGCATTGGTTCGCTGCATCCAGCTATCAATTGCCGCCGATTGCGCATCAACCGGGGCCGATGCGGAAGGCAGCGTTTGTTCTACCATGCCGCTAAAAGTGGCAAAGGCGTTGAGGTGGCGGTTTTCATCATCAGTCCACAACCACAGTACGATGGTGCAGAGCACCACCAGCGAAATAGCGCTGATCACCGCAAGGAAAATCTGCAAATGCATCGGAAGATCGGTGATGCGTTTCATGCGCTTAGCGATCCGTCTGAGCGGAAAACACGTAACCCACACCGCGTACCGTGATGATACGCTTCGGGCTACGGGGGTCGTCTTCAATCACCTGACGGATACGCCCGATATGCACATCAATGGCCCGGTCAAAACTTTCATAACTTTCACCGCGTACCGTCTGCCAGATTTGTTCGCGATTCAGCACGCGTCCAGCCTGGCGTGCCAGCGAAACCAGCAAATCGAATTGCAATGAGGTCAGCGCACAGGGCTGCTGATGCAGCGTTACCGTGCGCGCAGCAATATCAATCTCCAGTTCACCAGAACGGATCAGACCGGTATCAATGGCTCGGGTGCCCGGCCGCATACGGCGCAGTACCGCGCGCATACGCGCCAGCAGCTCACGCGGCTCAAAAGGTTTTGGCAGGTAATCATCCGCGCCCACTTCCAGCCCAATAATGCGATCCGCAGGGTCGCCGCGCCCGGTGACCATAATGATGGCGGGATCGTCGTGGCTTTCGGCACGGATCTGCCGACACAGCGCCAGCCCGTCGGCATCCCCCAGCATCAGGTCCAGCAGTACCACATCAAAGCGGTGCAGCTTCATACGGGCCTGAGCGTCAGTGGCACTGGCGCTATGCATCACATCAAATTCGTGTTGTGCCAGATAAGGCGCAATCATCTGCGCCAGGCGGATATCGTCCTCAATCAGCAGTACAGAAGTCATGACTTTTATCTTCCAAAACAATGATGACTAACAGACAGCTGCGTCGACGATTTAGTTTCGTCAACGTCGCAGGAGACGATCAGATGGTCAAAATCTCAGCTGCGACCGCTCATTATAAAAACGACGATACGCGAGATAGACCGCAATAATAGTGGACAGGCTGGCCGTGCCAATCAACATAAAAGTCACCATGATCTGGTATTTGATGGCTTTAACCGGATCAATACCGGCAAAGATTAATCCTGACATCATCCCCGGTAAACTCACCAGCCCGACGGTTTTCGCTGCATCTATCGTTGGAATCATTGAGGCACGAATACTGTCACGAATAAGCGTGCCTGATGCCAGTTTGATAGAAGCTCCCAGACTGAGCATTTCCTGAATTTTCTGACGATTATCCGCGAAACGCTGGTTGAGATTGCTGTAACACAGCCCCACCGCCACCATGGCATTCCCGGCAATCATCCCGGAAATCGGGATCACCTGCATCGGCATAAATTCGATCGCGCCACTCAACACCAAAATGACCAATGTCAGCGTTGTGCCGCTGGTAATGGCGATAAACGAAATCAGGAAGGCATGATCAATATTGCGGCTGCGTTTACGCGCATTGAGCGCGGCATTGACGCAGATAAACAACACCATCAGCACCGTAAGCCAGTCATTATTGATGTCGAAAATCGACTTCAGCACATAGCCGACAATGATCAGCTGCACTATGGCGCGACACACGCTCCAGATGATGTCTTTGCCCAGTCCCAGCTTCTCTTTCTGGCTAATCAGCAACGCGATCATCACCAGAACCAACGCCAGTACCAGCGAGGTGTTAGTGATATTATGCTGGCTCATGGTTTTTCCTCTCGGGAGTTTCCAGTTGCAGCACCCGCTGCGCCTGGTGAATTTCCGCCGGGTCATGGCTGATCCACACCACGGCCACGCCATTGTCCTGGACAATCCCTTTGATCAGGTGATTAATCAGGGTCTTATTGTCTTCATCGAGCGCGCTGGTTACCTCATCGAGCAGCAGTACGTCCGGCAGAAACTGCAAATTACGCAACAAACCGACGCGCTGTTTTTCACCGCCGGAAAGCTGGTCGATTTTTTTATCCAGCATGTCAGCAGGCAAATTCACTTTGACTAAATCGGCCTCCAGTTTACTGCGCGTGGGTGTCTGCTGCCGGATTTGCCACGGCAGCGCCAGGTTGTCGTAAACCGTGTGGCCAAACAGCACCGGGGTTTGAAAGCAGTAGGAAACCTGTTGCCGGTACTCTTCCGCCTTGAGTTGTGAAATGTCCTGGTTACGGAAAAGGAGATGTCCAGCAGTGGGATCCAGCAGTGAAGCCATAATTTTCAGCAACGTGCTTTTGCCACTGCCCGAGGGACCGGTCAGTAATACAAAATCACCTGGGTTAAGCGTTAATGAGACCGGAGCCAATAACTCGCGGTCCTCCAGTGAGAACGTCACCCCTTGCACATCCAGCAAAGGAAAATCGGCGGCCATATTCATCCATCCACAAAAATGAGCAATTGCGTTAACGGGCCGCATTGCGGCCCTGCGCATGTTAGCAGAATTGTGAAGCCTCTGAGTTTAGGGTTCAGGGCCGTATTGCAGTAAAAGCATGCGATCGCGGCGGTAAACCAGATCGGCGGGAGGGATATCGGTTGGCGTGGCCTCACCACGACTCAGCATCAGCACCACGGAAACCGTGCCTTGTTTGCGGTGCGTCGCCAGCCATTGCGGGAAGTCAGCTTTGCTGACGAAGCGCGACTGAGAATCGGGATAGCTCAGGCCATAGCGAACTTCGCCTTGCTTATCATAGAAATACATATCACTACGTTGTAATGTCCAGGCGATGGTCGATGCGATGCCGGGGTCATCACTCAGGATATAGCGGCTTTCTGCCAGTTTATCCGTCACACTCGCCACAAAGACCTGAGGTTGTTTGGTGTTCTGTACGCTTTCCGGGATGGCATTGCCCACGCAAAGCGCCAGAGCCAGCGGGCAAAGTGCGGCAAGTTGCCAGCCTTTACCTTTCGCCTTGAGGCTGACAATACCTGCCAGGCCCCAGCCAGCAAAAGCCACTGCCGCCATGATCACGGCGGTCGTTTCGTGCTGCTGATACAGCAGACGATGGCTGATGCCCCAGGGCGCGAACACCACCAGTAATGCGAACAGGCTCAGTGCGCCAAACAGG is drawn from Pantoea cypripedii and contains these coding sequences:
- a CDS encoding HAMP domain-containing sensor histidine kinase — translated: MKRITDLPMHLQIFLAVISAISLVVLCTIVLWLWTDDENRHLNAFATFSGMVEQTLPSASAPVDAQSAAIDSWMQRTNARFALFTANGVLLSRQLSPAIPFPHQAKAGGFFDDWYSSRFVWQLQDKRLLVIQFSVDRIERPWTFILMLLALATAVVVISFPVIRRLTARLESLQHSVESLGKGNLAARVQVTGRDEVGQLAASFNRSATQIEALVQSQKSMLANASHELRSPLMRIQMASALLSAEHSQASNELQRSVRELDALVEEILTLSRLEMADNVIVGELLATDITALAAEECASVEVELHAEHIVAQVDARLMRRLMRNLIENALRYAGRDVTVKLKRTPDHGFLLTVNDRGPGIPESEMARIFEPFYRLTRTGNGSGLGLALVRSISQYHGGDVSVQNRSGGGASFRVRIPLLHNFT
- a CDS encoding response regulator, encoding MTSVLLIEDDIRLAQMIAPYLAQHEFDVMHSASATDAQARMKLHRFDVVLLDLMLGDADGLALCRQIRAESHDDPAIIMVTGRGDPADRIIGLEVGADDYLPKPFEPRELLARMRAVLRRMRPGTRAIDTGLIRSGELEIDIAARTVTLHQQPCALTSLQFDLLVSLARQAGRVLNREQIWQTVRGESYESFDRAIDVHIGRIRQVIEDDPRSPKRIITVRGVGYVFSAQTDR
- a CDS encoding MFS transporter, with product MSSHQVVGKKRWFVAFVLLIGGFINYLDRASLAVAAPSMMSDLHLSNTDIGLMGSVFSLFFAFSQFPAGWLADRFGPRKVYASAASLWGLSTMITGLCSTLPALLCARALLGMTEAPGWPTSAKITSIWFPRKERALASSIWDASSRWGLAFAPPLLVLMSIHFGWGALFYLAGSLGVIFGLIFFFIYRHPEQHQGLSRAEKQYILTGGGGSVSAIPAGQRVKWRELFRYQSMWGMMLGWFCYIWLFNIFVTFLPLYLMKTQHLSLSSMGVYASIPYLAGIIGAALGGYAVKWLIDQRKVAEPLKAKKVVIMVAALISGATTIAVPFCDSLVAALSMMTIAMFFLSAVSCTCWAIPGDVAPNDIVGSVCGIQNFGGFFAGALSPLVTGYIADITGSYALAFISGGGIAALTGLCYWFLVRKPIEHRDATTVRNPLPASDL
- the fetA gene encoding iron efflux ABC transporter ATP-binding subunit FetA — encoded protein: MAADFPLLDVQGVTFSLEDRELLAPVSLTLNPGDFVLLTGPSGSGKSTLLKIMASLLDPTAGHLLFRNQDISQLKAEEYRQQVSYCFQTPVLFGHTVYDNLALPWQIRQQTPTRSKLEADLVKVNLPADMLDKKIDQLSGGEKQRVGLLRNLQFLPDVLLLDEVTSALDEDNKTLINHLIKGIVQDNGVAVVWISHDPAEIHQAQRVLQLETPERKNHEPA
- a CDS encoding MipA/OmpV family protein, whose amino-acid sequence is MRFTPAKSLPLILLFSAVALPVFADQSDQNFNGLLGAGVSVQPKYAGSKHNETRFLPVARLNYGPFFLGGIDTLTALGWQFARTEHWTLSVGAGLDLFPREESDDDYLRGMGDIKRSPHAFTSAIYRNDLFNAGVILTQDIGGNQQGFRLTSYANLSWRPWEDLRLFTGPSLSWANSDYMQTQYGVSAQQSSRSGFARYDAGSGLEKIGWEVGMDYDMTAAWQVGARVMAQRLEGDAADSPLTQQKDQLSYALFLAWRF
- the fetB gene encoding iron efflux ABC transporter permease subunit FetB; the encoded protein is MSQHNITNTSLVLALVLVMIALLISQKEKLGLGKDIIWSVCRAIVQLIIVGYVLKSIFDINNDWLTVLMVLFICVNAALNARKRSRNIDHAFLISFIAITSGTTLTLVILVLSGAIEFMPMQVIPISGMIAGNAMVAVGLCYSNLNQRFADNRQKIQEMLSLGASIKLASGTLIRDSIRASMIPTIDAAKTVGLVSLPGMMSGLIFAGIDPVKAIKYQIMVTFMLIGTASLSTIIAVYLAYRRFYNERSQLRF